Proteins encoded together in one Scheffersomyces stipitis CBS 6054 chromosome 5, complete sequence window:
- the TOP1 gene encoding DNA topoisomerase I (go_function DNA binding; DNA topoisomerase type I activity~go_process DNA topological change; DNA unwinding), producing MSSSEDEIVLSKRVKKTSKKNGSMTSTAASELDDDLPLSQRNNGVVKSKDTSVDEDYEEPIAEKVNRKRKSENGSSTVPKKTKKVKTETDASAKKSDKEPKQKRETKPKKETKSKNAAVKAEKDEDVPTSQNEEKDEDEDEGYKWWEAEDVDGVQKWETLEHNGVLFPPEYEPLPSHVKLYYDGKPVKLSLEAEEVAGFYGAMLETDHAKNPVFQKNFFGDFLDVIKETNGSDVEIKDFEKLDFSKIFAHFEKLREEKKLLTKDQKKAMKEEKERIEEPYKTCLFNGHKELVGNFRVEPPGLFRGRGAHPRTGKLKRRVYPEMVTLNIGAGAKIPEAPPGHSWGEIKNDNTVTWLAMWRENIADSFKYVRFAASSSIKGVSDFKKFETARRLRSHVDAIRKDYTKMLKSELMQDRQMASAIYLIDVFALRAGGEKGDDEADTVGCCSLRYEHITLKPPNKVIFDFLGKDSIRFYQEVEVDKQVFKNLRIFKKAPKQPGDDLFDRINPTMLNKQLQNYMKGLTAKVFRTYNASKTMQDQLDLIPNEGTVAEKVVKFNAANRTVAILCNHQRTVSKGHGSSVQKINDKLKELMWQKIRLKRMILVLEPKLKNKQSHYFCEIDDLAKEDEEHIHHTVIARQREQVLKKMQRDNEKLKLEKQEILTEKSDEIKEKMAKIDDLEKEYKAELNGAKPEVKKNLTVEKLQQQVEVIENRIVTTTLQLKDKEDNSEVSLGTSKMNYIDPRLTVMFSKKFDVPIEKLFTKTLRDKFKWAIESADENWRF from the coding sequence ATGAGTTCCTCTGAAGACGAAATCGTTCTTTCGAAGAGAGTCAAAAAAACTTCCAAAAAGAACGGATCCATGACCAGCACTGCTGCCAGTGAACTCGACGATGATCTCCCATTGTCACAGCGTAACAACGGTGTTGTCAAATCCAAAGACACATCTGTAGATGAAGACTACGAAGAGCCAATCGCAGAAAAGGTGAACAGAAAACGTAAGAGTGAAAATGGCTCTTCTACAGTGCCtaagaaaacaaagaaggTCAAAACCGAGACAGATGCATCAGCGAAGAAGTCAGATAAAGAACCGAAACAAAAAAGGGAAACAaaaccaaagaaagaaacaaagtCCAAAAATGCTGCAGTGAAAGCAGAGAAGGATGAAGACGTTCCTACTTCGCAAAACGAAGAgaaggatgaagatgaagatgaaggcTATAAATGGTGGGAAGCTGAAGACGTTGATGGAGTTCAGAAATGGGAAACTTTGGAACACAATGGTGTTCTTTTCCCACCTGAGTATGAACCTCTCCCTCTGCATGTGAAGTTGTACTATGATGGGAAACCAGTGAAGTTGTCCTtagaagctgaagaagtcgCTGGATTCTATGGTGCCATGTTGGAAACAGATCATGCCAAAAACCCTGTTTTCcaaaagaacttcttcgGTGACTTCTTAGACGTAATCAAGGAAACTAATGGTTCTGAtgttgaaatcaaagactttgaaaaactcgacttctccaagataTTCGCTCACTTTGAGAAACTCAGAGAGGAGAAAAAGCTTCTCACGAAGGATCAAAAGAAAGCcatgaaggaagaaaaggagagaattgaagaacCATACAAGACTTGTTTATTCAACGGTCACAAGGAACTCGTAGGTAATTTCAGAGTAGAACCTCCAGGTTTGTTCAGAGGTAGAGGAGCCCATCCTAGAACTGGtaagttgaagagaaggGTCTACCCTGAGATGGTTACTTTGAACATTGGAGCTGGTGCTAAGATACCTGAAGCTCCTCCGGGTCATAGCTGGGGtgaaatcaagaacgaTAACACCGTTACTTGGTTGGCTATGTGGAGAGAAAACATCGCCGATTCATTCAAGTATGTTAGATTTGCTGCCTCGTCTTCCATTAAGGGtgtttctgatttcaaaAAGTTTGAAACGGCCAGAAGATTACGTAGTCATGTAGATGCCATCAGGAAGGACTACACTAAGATGTTGAAGAGCGAATTAATGCAAGATAGACAGATGGCATCTGCAATTTATCTTATTGATGTGTTTGCATTGAGAGCTGGTGGCGAAAAGGGTGACGATGAAGCGGACACTGTTGGGTGTTGTTCTTTAAGATATGAGCATATTACCTTGAAACCCCCTAACAAGGTTATCTTCGACTTCTTGGGTAAGGATTCCATCAGATtctaccaagaagttgaagttgacaaGCAagtgttcaagaacttgaggatcttcaagaaagcGCCTAAACAACCCGGTGATGACTTGTTTGATAGAATCAATCCTACGATGTTGAACAAGCAATTGCAGAATTACATGAAAGGCTTGACAGCTAAAGTTTTCCGTACCTATAATGCCTCGAAGACAATGCAAGATCAGTTGGATTTGATTCCAAATGAAGGCACAGTAGCCGAAAAAGTTGTGAAGTTCAATGCTGCTAATAGAACTGTTGCTATCTTGTGTAATCACCAGCGTACGGTAAGTAAAGGACATGGCAGTTCTGTTCAGAAAATCAATGACAAGTTAAAGGAGTTGATGTGGCAGAAAATaagattgaagagaatGATACTTGTTTTAGAaccaaaattgaagaataagCAGCTGCATTATTTTTGTGAAATCGATGATCTTGCaaaggaagatgaagagcACATTCATCACACAGTAATTGCTAGACAAAGAGAACaggtcttgaagaagatgcaAAGAGATAATGAAAAACTaaaattggaaaagcaGGAGATTttgactgaaaaatcagatgaaatcaaagaaaagatggCCAAGATTGATGATCTTGAGAAGGAATACAAGGCTGAATTGAATGGCGCAAAACCAGAagtaaagaagaatctcACTGTGGAGAAGTTGCAGCAGCAGGTTGAAGTGATTGAAAACAGAATTGTTACCACGactcttcaattgaaagaTAAGGAAGACAATTCTGAAGTTTCCTTAGGTACATCCAAGATGAACTATATCGATCCAAGATTAACGGTGATGTTTTCGAAGAAGTTCGATGTTCCCATCGAGAAACTCTTCACCAAGACCTTGCGtgacaaattcaaatgGGCCATCGAATCAGCAGATGAAAACTGGAGATTCTAA
- the RSP3 gene encoding 40S ribosomal protein S1 (go_component intracellular; ribosome~go_function structural constituent of ribosome~go_process protein biosynthesis) has product MAVGKNKRLSKGKKGLKKKIIDPFTRKDWFDIKAPSTFENRNVGKTLINRSTGMKNAADGLKGRIVEVNLADLQGSEDHSYRNVKLRVDEVQGKNLLTNFHGLSFTSDKLRSLVRKWQSLVEANVTVKTADDYVLRVFALAFTKRQANQVKKTTYAQSSKLREVRKKMSEIMQREVSAVTLAQLTSKLIPEVIGREIEKSTQTIFPLQNVHIRKVKVLKQPKFDLGALLALHGESGGEEKGRKVNTGFKDVVLESV; this is encoded by the coding sequence ATGGCTGTTGGCAAAAACAAAAGATTATCTAAAGGCAAGAAAggattgaagaagaagattatcGACCCTTTCACCAGAAAAGATTGGTTTGACATTAAGGCTCCATCGACGTTTGAGAACAGAAATGTTGGGAAGACTCTTATCAACAGATCGACTGGTATGAAGAATGCGGCTGATGGATTGAAAGGACGTATTGTGGAAGTTAATTTGGCAGATTTACAAGGATCGGAAGATCATTCGTACAGAAACGTCAAGTTGAGAGTTGACGAAGTTCAGGGTAAGAATCTTTTAACCAACTTCCATGGCTTGAGTTTTACTTCTGACAAGTTGAGATCTTTAGTCAGAAAATGGCAATCGTTGGTCGAAGCCAATGTGACTGTAAAGACAGCTGATGATTATGTCTTAAGAGTTTTTGCCCTCGCCTTCACCAAAAGACAGGCTAACCAGGTCAAGAAGACAACGTATGCTCAGTCTTCGAAGTTGAGAGAAgtgagaaagaagatgtcTGAGATCATGCAACGAGAAGTTTCTGCTGTGACATTGGCGCAGTTGACTTCTAAGTTGATTCCAGAGGTTATCGGCCGCGAGATTGAAAAGTCTACTCAGACCATTTTCCCGTTGCAGAATGTTCACATAAGAAAGGTCAAGGTGTTGAAGCAGCCCAAGTTTGACTTGGGAGCGTTATTGGCTTTACATGGTGAGAGTGGAGGTGAAGAAAAGGGCAGAAAGGTTAATACTGGGTTTAAGGACGTGGTTTTGGAATCCGTTTAG